The following is a genomic window from Geobacillus subterraneus.
GGCGGGCTCGATCACCATTCCGAACATGAAGGTGAAATTGATTGCCAACATGAAAGATGGAAGCCGGATCGGCGACTTTTAATCCGTTCTGATCATCATTTGGATGCGAGCTGTTCATGCCCTATTCCTCCCAAAATAAATGAGAAGTTCTATTTGTCATCTTGTTTCCTGTGTCATCACGTATTCATGCACAAGGCTTGTGCGCCGCTTCTTTTCATACAGGAAGGTTTTCTTCTCATCATCGCTTTTGGCAAATGAAGGGATGGTAAAGCAAGGGGGAGCCAAGAGACGAACTGCGGCGTGTTCATGCTGTTGCTCGGCCAAAAAGGAACTGAAAACAGTTAAGGAGGCAAGATGAGATGATGAGGAAAATAGTTGAAATGGGACAAATGACGGCCATCGGTGCGCTGACGGGCGCGTTTATCAGTGGAATCGTCGTTCGCGGTGGAGTGAACGGAGCGCTGTGGGGGGGACTGTTGTTGGCGGTCGTTCTCTCCTTGCTTGTCTGGTTCTTTTCTAACCGTCCAACGGCGATGGTCCGCATGAAATACGGAGCGGCTGCTTTTTTGCCGGGGATGCTTGTTGGTGGCAGCCAATGGGTGTCGCTTGGGGCTGTCGGCGCTGTGGTGGGAGGGATAGCAAGCAGCGTGCTGGCTGCTTTTTTGGCACATGACATCATCGAGAAGCAGGAAGAACAAGGACGATACATTCGCACACGGTTTCATTATATTTGGTTGTTTTTTGGAGGATCCGTTGCGACGTTTTGTGCTTTGAACGCCTTTTTTGCCGTTGAGCAGGCGGTGCCGTGGCAAACATGGGTGCGCTCCATTCCTATGGTGGTTCAGACATCGGTCGTTCTGGCTGTCGTGCTGCTTGGGTCTGTCATTTGCGTCGGTTGGAAAAAGAGAAACGCTGAAACTTGGCAGCAAGCGTGGACGTCTGCCCGCCGCCCGAGAGGAGTGCTAGTGGTTGGTGGAATGGTGGCCATCATCGCCGCTTCGCTTTTCCATTACGGCTTTTTGTCTGTCCATACCGCCGCCCGCTTCGTCGGTCCTCTGTTGTCGTATGCCTTCGGTTGGATGTTGCCGTGTGCTGTCGGGTATTTGCTTGCCGCCAACCGCCGTCGCCCTGTTTTAGGATCGGTGCTGGCGATGATTGGTGCGGTGTTTGTCTTGATTGTAGGTATCAGTGTGTTTCCAATGTTGTTGCTTCCTGGAAGTGGACTGATGTGGGCTGGGCTGGTAACGGGGTTGGTGATGATCGTTTTGGCCATTTTAAGCATCATCAAGCCGCAAAGCCATGTGGTACTCGGCAGTTTTCTCATTCTTGCTTCCATTCTTTCGTTTGTCGGTGCAGCCGGCGGCCTGATCATCGGGGGCATCATCGGTCTTTTGGGCGGTGCGCTGGTGGCGGGATGGAACGGACGGCAAGCGGGGGAGACGGACAGCGACTATCCTCCTCCCGCTTCACCTCTTCCCAACCGCTCATCAACGATGACGGGATGAAGGAGGAGACAAATGAAATCAAGCAAATGGTTGAAAACAGCGCTTCTCGCTTTGACGCTTCTTCTCTGCCTGCCGCTTGGCGGGGCGCGTTCGCTTGCCGCCGGGGAAGAACAAGGCTTTGTCATTCATGCCGATAAAGTGGTCGGCATCTTGGACTTAGGTGGGATTGTCCTTGGTTCGCCGAAAGTGATCGTCGGCAAGCTTCCAATTGCTTTCATCCAAGCCGACATCAGCGGATTGTCCATGGAGAGGGCCATCGACACGCCGCAAGGAACGATCATGTTGTCGATTCGATCGGAAGGAACGGCGCGAGCCACTTGGATGAAGCTGGATGTAACGAAATTAAAGTTTGGGGGCCTTTGCTTCGATGGTTTCCCGATTAAACAATGCTTGAAAGACGTCACGTTGGTGGCGACGAAAATGACGGCCTCGCGCCTCGCCATTCCCGATATGTCGCTGTCAGCCTCATTTTCCGGCGCATCAATGATGCAAGCAGAGCGAAGCGCGCTCGAACAAACGGATCTCGCCCAAGAAGTCGAACGGCTCATTTGGCAGCTTGATGAGCAAAAGCAAGGCAGCAACAGCGCTGCCCGCATGGTGAAGACGCTGCAAACTGATATCCCGACGCTTGAGAAGCACGTCAAGTCCAGGATGGACGAATGGACGGCGATGGAAGAAAAGCAAACCGCTGTTTCAGCTTCCCTCGAACCGCTTGAACAGGCCATGACGGGAGAACAGATAGCCGGAAGCGAAGAGCGGACGCAATATGAAGCGGTGGTGATGCGCTTTCAAGAGTGGAAACAAATGCTGGAGCGGCAAAGCGTCGCCCTTAGTGAAGACGTAGTAAAATGGAATGAACAAGATGCTTTATGGGAAAAAGCCGCTTCATACGCCGCAAAGAGCTTGAAGCTTGGAGAACAATCGAACGCGATGAGCATTCTTTCCGATTTGCGCTCATCGCTCGATGGCATCAAACAGCAGCTCGACAAGCAGAAAGAGGCCAAAGCCGTTTGGAGCCAAACGGTGAACGAGTTCGAGAAGCGGCTGGATGCGGTCGAGGAATGGTTGAAACGGAAACCGGCTGCCGGAGAGAAGAGCACAGCTGGGCGTTCCGACTTACCGCTTTCTTCGCCTAGAACAGACGGTGAAGCCACTCCATAGAGGAATAGAAGGGGGTGTCCCAGAAGGAGCGGGACACCCTGTTTCATCTTATATGCAATGTCTGCTTGTATCTACAGTGGGGATTGTGTCTGTCTTGAAGACAAACGGACCCTAACGCGAAGCGATGCCGTCGGGAAGCTCGGGCACGCGACCGAGGCACCGCCGCTGCCTTAAATGATCCCGTCGCGAATGGCCTTGACGATGGCTTCCGTCCGGTTTTTGGCGTTCATTTTTTGCAAAATCGCCGACACATAGTCGCGCACCGTATACTCGCTCAAATGGAGCCGTTTCGCGGTCTCATAGGTTGACGCACCTTCGGCGACGAGCTTCAGCACCTCGATTTCCCGTGGCGACAGGTGAGGCGTCGATGGAACGAGCTCCGGACGGCCGCCGCTGCACTTGGCCAAAATCTCCCCCGCACTTTGTCCGAATTTCATCATCGCCGTGTAGAGGTCATTGGGCAATTGAAAGGCTGTCTTCGGGCCACAATCCAAAATGGCGACGCCGATGAGCCGGTTTTCCGACGGTGCATAAATCGGGGCAATGACGATTGATTCAAGTTGAAACTGCTTGACGTATTTCATCGGCAATGCTTGCTCCGCATGGCGGATGTAAATCGGTGGTACGTTTGTCATTTGGTGAATGTATCGCTTAATGAAAGGAAGATTGTCAATATGTTCATGAATGCTTTTGATTTCATGATTATCAAGCTGATAGCCGTACAGTCCAAATCCGCTTTTATGAGTGCTGGAATAGGCGAACAGCGCACATCGTTCGAATGGCAGGTAGGCGACAAATCCAGTTGAAATGTATTCAATTGCCTGATAGAGCGATTTGGCTCGCATGATCCATTGATCAAACAACAAGACTGCGTCTTTCCAAAGATGCTGCTCTTTCGTGCGGATGAAAGTCTTCTGAGCGGCATGAAACTGTTCAAGAGCGTGAAGAAGAAACGGGATGGCGAACCGATCTTCCCCTTCGGTACAAACGAGCAAAAGATCGTCCCCCCATGGGAGCGGGATCAATCGCGTTCTGCTGGTATCCATGCGGGAAAGAATGCGTTCACATAAAGCGAAAATCGTCTCTCCGTACACCGCGCTGTCGATAAGCGCATCAGCCGCGTTCCCATACCATTTGGCGACGATGAATAATCCATTGGCTGTTCTTACCAATTGGGCGATCCATGCGATCGGCAACTGCTTGGATGAAACGATTTGCTCAAGAAACTGCTCCAAATCGAATTCCGTGCAATCAGAAGTATTAACGGACTCATGAAGCTTCAAAAAAACGTACTGAATGGCTTGATGGACACGGAAATCCATAACACCGTCCGACTGAATGGCTTCGTGGACCGCGTTTTCCATCATCGATAAAATGGCGGTCGATTGGTTGGACGACAGTTCTCCATTTCGTTTTTCCCATTCGCGGCGAAACGACGCCAGCCATTCGGCGATATCATTCATCGGATGGATCCATCGCGAAGAGAACGCGTCAATGGCAAGCCGCAAAGGCTGGGCGGCGGCGTGCTGTTTGTCCTCCAGTTCACCATATTTGTATAACCAAGCAGAAAGAATGCTGTCGCGGTGATGTTCGATCACATTCCACCCTTCTTTCAAAATGGCGTCCAATCGGCTTGAGAGGCGCAAGTTCATTCGTTTTCCCTCCTTATGTTTCTTATATGTCTTGCTTTGTTTTTTGTTTGAAAGATGAAATCGCTTTTTTCTGTCCATCAATCGTTCCGCACAAAACAGGGCATGTTGGTCGAGTTTGTCTATATGGCTGGTGAAAAACTAGTTTTTGCTTAAACCGGCGATATTTGATCAGAAAGGAGAACAGATCTGACAAGGCTTCTTTAACTGAAAAAGAGTTGGGATGAGCCGCCTTTTTCATTAAATCACCGGCCTTCTATGTCGGGAGAGAAAACCGAGTTCAAACATTTTGACAACAAGAAAAACCGGCTGTGGAGTTCCCTTTTATTTATCAAGGTAATTTATGTTAATAATATTATAACATTATTTATAGTTAATAATATTATAACAATTCAGTCTATTATGATACAAATGATTTGCGAACCGTATTCTAGTTGTGTACGATAGAGGCAAAGAAAAGAAAGGGGCTCGTGAACGGATGAGCACGACCGAACATAAGCAAGAAGCGCTCAAAACCGTCCGCTGCAAAGTCATCACTATCAGCGACACGAGAACGGAGGAAACCGACCGGAGCGGCCGGCTGATGATCGAGCTGCTCACGGAAGCCGGGCATGAGGTCGTCAGCTATGAGGTCGTCAAAGACGAAGCGGACGCCATTCGCGAGGCGGTGCTGGACGGCTGCCGCCGCGCCGATGTTGATGCGGTGCTCACCAACGGCGGCACCGGCATCGCCAAGCGCGACGTGACGATCGAAACGGTGAAAGCGCTGCTTGAGAAAGAACTCGTCGGCTTTGGCGAGCTGTTCCGCTTCCTAAGCTACACCGAAGACATCGGCCCGGCCGCCATGCTGTCGCGCGCCGTCGCCGGCGTGGCGATGGACACCGCCGTCTTTTGCACTCCCGGCTCCACCGGCGCTGTGCGCCTCGCGATGACGAAGCTCATCTTGTCGGAGCTCGGGCATGTCATAAGAGAGATTCGGAAAGACCGGTAAAGAAAAACGTGTCCGTTCGGTAAGAACGGACACGAAGTTTGATCAGGCGTTTTTCTGTTTTTCCCTTTCTTGATTGCGAAGGATAAACCGCTGGATTTTTCCGCTCGGCGTTTTCGGCAGTTCGGCGACAAATTCGACTTCGCGTGGGTATTCGTGCTTTGACAAACGCGTTTTGACAAACAACGACAGCTCTTCAGCCAGCTCATCGGATGGAGCATAGCCCTCTTTCAGCACGACAAACGCTTTGACGATCTCTCCTTTGACGGGATCCGGCTTCCCGACGGCGGCTGCTTCGACGACAGCCGGATGCTCAAGGAGGCAGCTTTCGATTTCAAACGGCCCGATGCGGTAGCCGGCGCTGGAGATGATATCGTCAGCCCGCCCCTGGAACCAGAAATACCCGTCTTCATCTTTGGTCGCCAAATCGCCGGTCAAAAACCAATGGCCGACGAGCCGCTCGGCGGTTTTTTCAGGGTCTTTCCAATCCCCCTTAAAGACGTTGGGGATCGAGTCGGTGTTAAAGGCAATTTGTCCAACTTCGCCGTCGGCGACCGGATTCCCATTCTCATCGAGCAAGGCGATGTCAAACCCCGGAAGCGGCCATCCTATCGAGCCCGGGCGGATGTCCATGTCAGCGGCGTTGAGGTTTCCAATCAGCATCAACGTTTCCGACAAGCCATAATGGTCGTGGATCGTGACGCCCACGTGCTCTTGGAAAAAGCGGATGACTTCCGGATTGAGCGGTTCGCCGGCTGAGCTCATCGCGCGCACGTTTAGATGATAGCGGCGGATGACGTCCGCGCCGGCCGCCGCCATCGCCCGGTACGCGGTCGGGGCGTACGCGAAATTGGTCACCCGGTATTTTTCCATCAAGGAATAGCACGTTTCCGGTTGAAACGGCCCTTCGTAAAAGACGATCGGCACGCCGAACGCCATCGGGGCAAAGGTGCAGAAAATCAATCCGTACGCCCAGCCCGGGTCGGCTCCGCCAAAAAAGATATCGTCGTCCCGCAAATCGATGGCATAGCGCATGTACGGATAAATATTGATCAGCATGTTATGCGGCCACATGGTTCCTTTTGGCATTCCAGTCGAGCCGGACGTATATTGGATGGCGAGCAGGTCATCGGCCGTCGTTTCTTCGATCGAGTGCTCAGTCGATGCTTTCGAAAGCGTTTCCAAAACGGATGATCTTGGCTATCTTCGCGCTCATCATCGACGACAAAAATGTGCTCGAGCGTCGGCATTTTTTCCTTTGCCGGCAATTTGGCGCGCTGTTCCTTGTTCGTCAAGAGGACTTTCGCCTCGGAATGGTTGATGCGATATTCAATTGCCTGCGGGCCAAACGCGGTAAAGAGCGGCACATACACGGCGCCGACTTTCCAAGCCGCCAAAATGTAGACGACAAGAGCCGGGTTTTTCGGCATGAGCGCGCAGACGCGATCCCCTTTTTTCACGCCCAGCTTGCGGAGCACGTTTGCCATTTGGTTGGACCAATCGCGCAATTGCCGATAGGTGATCGTTTTTTGCTCTCCTAAAGCGCTTTCATAAAAGAGCGCAATGCGGTCGGGTCATTGGCATAGCGGTCGCATATTCATGGGCGACGTTGAACCGGCTGCGGGGATCTCCATCATAATGGGCAAATACGTGATCCCAGGAAAACGATTGGATGAGTGAGACGGGTGATGTGTTGTTCACCATGTTGATCCCTCCGTTTTGTATAAAAGAAGATAAGTTAATAATAATCAAAATAACGGAAAAATTCATTATATTTTTGAAGGATAATAACGGGAGTCGTTCACACACTGAATAAAAAAGGGGGCGATTCCCTTATATCGCCCTCATTCCTTTGTTTGTACGTTTTCGCAACGTGACATTCGGCCTTGTCCGATACCAAATCCACAAATCGTTGACCATCGAGGCGAGTTCGGCGATGTCGGCGTTGAGCTGGCAGGAGCGCGCAAAATCCGTTTCTTCGCCGAGCGCGTTTTGTTTTTCATTGATCTGCCGCTCCAACGCAGCGATGCGGTCAGGGATCAAGCCGCGGATCGCTTCCCACTCGAGCAAAATCGCCTCCTGTTCCTCGGCGCTGTAGTCTTCCCAATGTTTGTCCAACTGCGGCACGCGGATGCCGAGCCGCGCGTCATCGACAAATCGATGGTTCATCTGATCCCCTCCCTTTTCTCCATTATACTAAAATGTGACAGAACTAGGAGCGGAATTTTTATGCTTTTCGTTGAATAAGTATTGAAAAATCATCGGAAAGCTGATAAAGTGATTAATGTATCTGATTTGAATATTTATTTATATTTAAGTATATTTATGTGACAGGAGAGGAGAACGACCATGGCAAATCCAAAATTGGTGCTGGCCTATTCCGGCGGTTTAGATACATCGGTAGCGATTAAATGGCTGCAGGAGCGCGGGTATGATGTGATCGCCTGCTGCCTGGACCTTGGGGAAGGAAAAGATCTTGATTTCGTGAAAGAAAAAGCGCTCAAAGTCGGCGCGATCAAATCGTACGTCATCGATGTCAAAGACGAGTTTGCGAACGACTATGCGCTCATCGCTTTGCAGGCGAATGCGCTGTATGAAGGGAAATATCCGCTCGTCTCGGCGCTGTCGCGTCCGCTCATCGCGAAAAAACTCGTTGAAATCGCCGAGCTGGAAGGCGCCGTGGCGGTCGCCCACGGCTGCACGGGGAAAGGGAACGACCAAGTGCGCTTTGAAGTGTCGATCAAAGCGCTCAATCCGGATTTGGACGTCATCGCCCCCGTGCGCGAATGGAGCTGGTCGCGCGAGGAAGAAATCGAATACGCGAAAAAACACGGCATTCCGATCCCGGTTGATCTGGACAGCCCGTTTTCGATCGACCAAAACTTATGGGGCCGCAGCAACGAATGCGGCATTTTGGAAGATCCGTGGGCTGCGCCGCC
Proteins encoded in this region:
- a CDS encoding DUF6114 domain-containing protein gives rise to the protein MRKIVEMGQMTAIGALTGAFISGIVVRGGVNGALWGGLLLAVVLSLLVWFFSNRPTAMVRMKYGAAAFLPGMLVGGSQWVSLGAVGAVVGGIASSVLAAFLAHDIIEKQEEQGRYIRTRFHYIWLFFGGSVATFCALNAFFAVEQAVPWQTWVRSIPMVVQTSVVLAVVLLGSVICVGWKKRNAETWQQAWTSARRPRGVLVVGGMVAIIAASLFHYGFLSVHTAARFVGPLLSYAFGWMLPCAVGYLLAANRRRPVLGSVLAMIGAVFVLIVGISVFPMLLLPGSGLMWAGLVTGLVMIVLAILSIIKPQSHVVLGSFLILASILSFVGAAGGLIIGGIIGLLGGALVAGWNGRQAGETDSDYPPPASPLPNRSSTMTG
- a CDS encoding MogA/MoaB family molybdenum cofactor biosynthesis protein translates to MSTTEHKQEALKTVRCKVITISDTRTEETDRSGRLMIELLTEAGHEVVSYEVVKDEADAIREAVLDGCRRADVDAVLTNGGTGIAKRDVTIETVKALLEKELVGFGELFRFLSYTEDIGPAAMLSRAVAGVAMDTAVFCTPGSTGAVRLAMTKLILSELGHVIREIRKDR
- a CDS encoding response regulator transcription factor, translated to MNLRLSSRLDAILKEGWNVIEHHRDSILSAWLYKYGELEDKQHAAAQPLRLAIDAFSSRWIHPMNDIAEWLASFRREWEKRNGELSSNQSTAILSMMENAVHEAIQSDGVMDFRVHQAIQYVFLKLHESVNTSDCTEFDLEQFLEQIVSSKQLPIAWIAQLVRTANGLFIVAKWYGNAADALIDSAVYGETIFALCERILSRMDTSRTRLIPLPWGDDLLLVCTEGEDRFAIPFLLHALEQFHAAQKTFIRTKEQHLWKDAVLLFDQWIMRAKSLYQAIEYISTGFVAYLPFERCALFAYSSTHKSGFGLYGYQLDNHEIKSIHEHIDNLPFIKRYIHQMTNVPPIYIRHAEQALPMKYVKQFQLESIVIAPIYAPSENRLIGVAILDCGPKTAFQLPNDLYTAMMKFGQSAGEILAKCSGGRPELVPSTPHLSPREIEVLKLVAEGASTYETAKRLHLSEYTVRDYVSAILQKMNAKNRTEAIVKAIRDGII